A single Oncorhynchus nerka isolate Pitt River linkage group LG10, Oner_Uvic_2.0, whole genome shotgun sequence DNA region contains:
- the LOC115135321 gene encoding cytochrome c oxidase subunit 5B, mitochondrial, whose translation MAGRFLLRTCTTLQLARNNVVARSLPRTMTTLKGIPTDEEQATGLERRALQALKKGKDPWSILKPKEYAGTKEDPHIVPGISDKRLVGCLCEEDNTAIVWFWLHEGKPQRCPECGSHYQFVHHELPH comes from the exons ATGGCAGGCAGGTTTTTACTTCGTACCTGTACAACCTTGCAATTGGCAAGAAACAATGTTGTGGCAAGATCACTGCCACGCACTATGACCACATTAAAAG GGATTCCAACCGATGAGGAACAGGCCACTGGACTCGAGCGACGTGCCTTGCAGGCACTGAAGAAAGGAAAG GATCCTTGGAGCATTCTGAAACCCAAGGAGTATGCTGGAACCAAAGAAGATCCTCACATTGTCCCAGGCATTAGTGACAAACGGCTGGTAGGCTGTCTGT GTGAAGAGGACAACACTGCCATTGTGTGGTTTTGGCTCCACGAGGGGAAGCCCCAGCGCTGTCCCGAATGTGGGTCCCACTACCAGTTTGTCCATCATGAGCTGCCCCACTGA